In Drosophila santomea strain STO CAGO 1482 chromosome 3L, Prin_Dsan_1.1, whole genome shotgun sequence, a single window of DNA contains:
- the LOC120449996 gene encoding NADH dehydrogenase [ubiquinone] 1 alpha subcomplex subunit 7 has protein sequence MPPKPKHRDVAGFLSRVRNFLLGRTHKTAHRFADTISPSTQPPPNIPRGSTQSLFANYYYTRDPRNLVKPFVDVMQEHKKVLAAEAKAEEAAKKAQAKSGDAPKDGSPVPPVEFKDNEGDSGTKKLPTPGKVHSWEGPH, from the coding sequence ATGCCACCGAAACCCAAGCATCGCGACGTAGCCGGCTTTCTGAGCCGGGTGCGCAACTTCCTACTGGGCCGTACCCACAAGACGGCCCATCGCTTCGCGGACACGATCTCTCCGAGCACTCAGCCGCCCCCTAACATCCCTAGGGGTTCTACCCAGAGCCTGTTCGCCAACTACTACTACACAAGGGATCCTCGGAATTTGGTGAAGCCGTTTGTCGACGTGATGCAGGAGCACAAGAAGGTGCTGGCCGCTGAGGCGAAGGCCGAGGAAGCAGCCAAAAAAGCTCAGGCCAAATCTGGAGATGCGCCGAAAGATGGAAGCCCCGTCCCACCTGTCGAGTTCAAGGATAATGAGGGGGATTCTGGCACGAAGAAGCTCCCGACTCCTGGAAAGGTGCATTCTTGGGAGGGGCCACATTAA